ATAGGCTTAATTTTGAACTAAAGATCAAAAAATTTTTCACCATATTTGCATAACCTTTAAGTGATAACAAGCTTAACAAGCTTGTTAAATTGATTTTTTAGTTTTAAATATGCTTTTTTACGAATATTTATAGAAATTTTTAATTTAGCAAAATCAGTTAGCAATAGATTAATATAATTATTGGTATATACTTTAAAGGAATTATACTAAAAGGCAATTAATGTAAAAATTAATTACACTTTAATAATTTTAGTTTTAATAATTGGCGGTCACAAGCAAAAATGAAAATCACACAATAAATTAAAAGGTTGACTATAAAAAGTAAATACCTAAATAAAAAGACTTTACACAAAAAACATTATGTAAAAAGCTTTTAACAGAAAAAATTAAGTTTAAAGCTTATAACTTTTTTTGCTTAAAATAAGCTAATATTAATTTATTATTAAATGAGCTAATATTTTACTTGTCAAAACTTATTATTAGGAGATAATAAAATATGAAAAAAATTTTCACATTAATATTAATTTTTGGTTTAACAATTCAAATCTTTTCCACACAAAATAAACAAGATAGAATTGAAAAAGGTATTGAAAGTTTCAATAAATATGAAAAAGAGAAAAAAGATCCAATAGGACCATTCCTTTTGAATTTGTTTTTGCCTTTTGCAATAGGATCCTTTGTCCAAGGAGATTATATTGGTGGTGGGTCGGTGCTTGGATTTAATTTATTAGGAGCAATCCTTTGGGGAACTGGACTTATTTTTAACATTCGTGAGTCACAATTAACCGGATCCATACTAATAGGGGTAGGAGCAAGCATACTTGTAACATCCTACATGACCTCACTTATTATTCCATTTACATTTGCAAATAAGCATAATGAAAATCTTAAAAAAAGACTTAGCACCGAGCTTGCGGGTTTTGAGCCCAATTTTGATATTAGAATAAACGGATTCCAACTGTCATTTAAAAAAAGTTATTAAATAAATGTAAAACAATAATTTTTACGATCTAATATTAAAAATTAATTTGCCTAGGAAAAAGGCATCCATACAAATGCTTTCTTTCTAGGCTTATCAATTAAACTAAAGAATATCCTTAAACCTCTTAAAAAGAATACAAATTCTTGCAATATTAAACCTAATTAAGAAAATATTCTAAATAGCAAATTGCTACAATATTTTTAACAACTAATAATAATAATTATTAATTAAAATATTCTAAACATTATACTAAAATGATATAATTATTAAATATTATTAATAATAATTAAAACTACTTTTTAAGGAGACTATTTTGAAAAAAACTATTATTGTATTTACCATATTGGCGTTTCTGTTTAATTGTACAAACAAAAATGATGATGCCAAAAATAATGATCTAGATGAAGAATCTCAAAAATTACAATCTAAATCGGATCTAGTTGATGAAGATAGAATTGAACTTAGTAAAACACCACCTTTAGAAAAATTAATAAGCAAATTAAATTTAAACGATGATGAAAAAGAAACACTAACATTTTTGACAAACTTATTAAAAGAAAAATTGGTAGATCCAAATATTGGCTTAAATTTTAAAAATACTGGTGGGGATGAGAGTAAAATAGAAGAGACTATGCACAAATTTCTATCAGATCTCAAAGAGAATGAAGTAAAAGAAATGCTTGCAAAAATCAAAGAAAACAAAGATAAAAAAGAAGAAAATTCTGAAGATTTAAATACTTATAAAACCATACTTGCTAGTGGATTCGATGGAATTTTTAACAAAGCAGATTCCAAATCTACATTTAATAATCTTAAAGACGCCGTATAATACAAAACGATTCTAAAATTTAAAATTAACAAAAAAAAGCTAGCGGTTAAAACCGCTAGCTTTTAAAATAATTTTTTAATTTAACTTTTTAATTTAACTTTTTAATTTTTTAATTAATCAGCGACTTAAATGCCAAACTTGCACGTCTTATATTAGGATATTTTTCAATTATTTTTTTCATAGCAACATTAAAAAGCTGAGAATCAAGTGTAATTCTATAAGCTTTTTCATTTTGTGGATGTTTCTTAAATTTAATGGTAATTTCAGCGACCATATCGCTCCAAATTCCATTACTACAAAGAGCTGTAAAAGCCTCAACCACTTTCTTAGAATCATTAGAGCCAAAAGGATACGCGGTTACAAGCCCAGATTCAACTGATTTTTCAGACATTGGAATTCCGCCCAAAAATCCGCCCTTATTGTCATTAAAGTTTATATTGCTTCCCTTGCTTATCAATTTAAATCCAGAAACGGAATACAAAGGATCACTTTCACTAGTAGTCTCAAAAATTATTAAAGGCATAGCATAAGAAATGTAGCTTCCATCAATAGGAGAAACAAGATAAGAATACTTAATACCGTTAAGCTCTTTAATACAATTTCCACGCTCATCACACAAATCTCTGGCTTTAATTTTCATCCAGCGAATATAAATTGGCCAAACAAACAAAGTGACTGATTTTGTTCCTTCCAAAAACTCTATTTGGTTATAATTAATAAATTTATTTTTATTCTCAAGCGCTTTTAAAGGCTCATAATTTTGAAAACTAGAAGACCTTGACCCAGAATCATCTAACAATGACCTAAAATTCGCCGAACCTAAAGTCCTTTTTTCTTGACTTAGCCCATCTGATCCATTTTTTTCAAAATCGCTACCTTCTTTTTGTATTTTTGAATTATTATCTAAAGAACAACTAAGAATTAAAACTGCAACAGATACAATGACTATTTTCAAAACTCCCCCCTAAAACTTTTTTATAATATTTAAAATTTTTAAATTATATTATTAGAAGCAAATGTAGAGCAATTAACAAAAAAATCAAAATAAAAAATTTAACGCCTGCTAATCTCTTTTATCAAACCGTTTAAAATGCGATTTATATAATCATAAAGTTTTTTATTTTTGCCAATATTTTTATAATAAAGTTTAAAAATTTCTAAAAGAGTATTTTTGGCTTTAAGAATCAATACTCTTTTATTTTTATTCTCAACAGACCCTAATGCCTGTTTGAAAGATTTGTTTGATTTTTCCATTTCTTTTAAAAACCCATTAACATCATAATTTAGTGTTATTTCCTCTAACTTTCTCAATATTAACCTAGAATATTCCTTTCCAAGTCTTTTAAACAAGTCATCAAGATTCTCAGGATCTAATTCTCCGTCTAATAAAACCCTGCAAAATTGCAATGTATTGTCTTCTTCGTCTGTTAAATTACGTTTCCAATTTAAATGCCAATCAAGCTCTGACTTTGTAGTAAGCGCAAAATGTTTTAATTCAAGAAGCTCTTTGCTAACACTACTAATTTGTTGATCGATTGTTTTTTCAAGAGCAACAAGAATATCTGCGTTTGAACCATTAGCATTAATTTTGGTTAAATAAAATTGCTGACACAAATTCATATCTAAGAGAGAAATTTCATCTTCTCTATCACTTTTATCGGAAT
This portion of the Borreliella spielmanii genome encodes:
- a CDS encoding P13 family porin translates to MKKIFTLILIFGLTIQIFSTQNKQDRIEKGIESFNKYEKEKKDPIGPFLLNLFLPFAIGSFVQGDYIGGGSVLGFNLLGAILWGTGLIFNIRESQLTGSILIGVGASILVTSYMTSLIIPFTFANKHNENLKKRLSTELAGFEPNFDIRINGFQLSFKKSY
- a CDS encoding S2/P23 family protein — translated: MKIVIVSVAVLILSCSLDNNSKIQKEGSDFEKNGSDGLSQEKRTLGSANFRSLLDDSGSRSSSFQNYEPLKALENKNKFINYNQIEFLEGTKSVTLFVWPIYIRWMKIKARDLCDERGNCIKELNGIKYSYLVSPIDGSYISYAMPLIIFETTSESDPLYSVSGFKLISKGSNINFNDNKGGFLGGIPMSEKSVESGLVTAYPFGSNDSKKVVEAFTALCSNGIWSDMVAEITIKFKKHPQNEKAYRITLDSQLFNVAMKKIIEKYPNIRRASLAFKSLIN